The genomic window GCAACAAGCCGAGTTCGACCGCACGCTGGTGAATTTTGCAACGGAATTCAACCGTCAGCGCCAGCAGGATATTCTCCTGCTTGGCCAGGGCTTGGAAAAAGTCGAGCAAAACACGGTGAATCGCCTGCAGCAAACCGATCGCATAATCGATCAACTCATGCTGCGCGTAGGCAACTCTTCCCCGCGGCCTTAGAGGTAGGTTGCTCGAACCGCAGGCGTTCCGAATACGAGATGTTGTATGAAAAAAGATTTTCTACTCACAACTTTATTTTCATGTTGGGCAATACTGGCTGCGGCAAACGCAGCACATGCGCAAGCCGGAAGCGCTGAACAAGCCCGGTTGCAGCGCAATTTGGATATTATGGAATTGGTTCTCGACCGGTTGCTCGAGGTGCAATCGGCGCCTGGATGGCGCTGGAGTGCGCCGGCGACGCGGGCAACTTATCTTCCGGGTTTCGGCGTGTTGTTCAAAGTGCCTTCGGCTCAGAATATCTCCTTTTTCGAATTTGGACGCGAAACTAGAGGAAATTCTGCGCGCGTACGCCAGGAGTATTTTGCCTCGGGTTCCGGCGCAGCGACGAACATGCTTCCGGAAAAGACTAGCCGCGACGAAGCGATTCTCGAGTTCTTTGCGCACTGGACCGGCACACTCGATTATCTGAACGAAAACGAGCGAATTGCGATTTATCGCGATTCCCGTCCGGAGGTATCGGCGCTCTTTGATTTCGGCGGCGAAACGACGCGCCGTGTTGAAAGCGGCGAGGAAGAAATGCTTGCGCTGGTGCGCCAGCCTGATCTTGCCGCGTTGCACACCGGCAAACTGGATCGGGCACAATTTCAGGCGCGCATGCAAAGCAAGAAAATGAATGCCGATGATCATGATTTGAGCCGCATTGCCGCAGCGATCGGGCGCGCCGTCTCAAATCGCGCGGGCGAGGCGCGCGGCATTTATCTTGAAAATTATGGCGCCGTGTTTTTCACGAATGCCCAATTGGGCCGCAGCTTCATGGAAAACTTTTGGCTCGAAGACGAAGCGGAGAGGCCGGAAAAGGCGGTGGATTTTGAGGAATTCAAAACCGCCGCGCAAATCATGGCGGAGTTGAAACGCCGCGCAGAGCAACATGCCCAGCGTATGCAAATCGTGGTTAATGAACGCCAGCAAAATTGGCAAAGCGAGTATGGCCAGCTCAAAAACAAGTCGATCGACATTATCACGCAGCAAAGCCCGGCGCTGCCGCGCCTGCAGCCACAAGAATGGATCGTGCTGGTGACGGACTTACTCGATGCGCCTCCCCATCAACCGAATCAACTGATTTATCGCATAAAAAAACAGGATGCCGAGGATTTCAACGCGCAAAAAATCTCGCGCGAACAATTGCTCAAGAGAATCTCCTACACGGAGAATTAAAACGAAGCCATCACCCAGCGCAAGCGCATCGGCTTGGTGATTTTCACCTCCGCAATCCCGACTTTTGACGCCTCCCCATCGATCTCCAGCTTCCAGAATTTTCGATCTTTCGCCGCTGCCTTAAAACCGGCAATGCCGGACACGAAACGATGCGTGAAATCGGCGTAATCCATTTTGAAATGTTTATCCATCACCTCGCGGGCATTCGCGCCGGCAGGCACGCGCAACGTTGCGACGAGGTGATTGGTTGAGTCGGCAAAGATCTCAATGGTGACGCTCACCTCATTTGCCGTCTGCGCTGCCGTGAAACTCCATCCCAACAAAACAAAAAAAAGCGACAAGAACCATTTCAACCGCGTGTGTCGTATCGTCATCGTTCTTCCTTTTCGTTATTGAATTATAACATTTGGCCATCGTGCGCGGCGTTTCCGCAGAGGCGGTTTACGTGTCAAGGCGCGCGTGAAAAGCAAAGATAACCCGCACGCAACCAAGTTGCAACCTTTGACTTTGCAACTCCGGCTTTGTATATTCGCCAACAAAAATTTACTATTCGAAGAATTCTCCCAAGTTGAGGCGCGGATGCAATCGAAAGCGGCCGCCGTACCCACGCGTGAAAAACTGCGTCTCCTGACGCTGACGAGCCTGTTTACGGCGCTTACCGTTATCGGCGCATTTATTCGCATTCCCCTGCCGCTGGTGCCGTTGAGCTTGCAGGATTTTTTCGTTCTGCTGTCCGGCAATATTTTAGGGCCGTTTTTCGGCGCATTAAGTCAATTGCTTTATCTCGGACTTGGCCTCGCGGGCCTGCCGATCTTTGCGAATGGCGGCGGCCCGGCGTATGTATTGCAACCAACCTTCGGCTATTTGCTCGGGTTTCCGCTCGCCAGCTTCGTTGCAGGCGTGATACTGCACGGCAGATTCTTTCGCGGTTTCTCGCTGCCGGAGCGCCCGCTGTCACGATTGATATTGGCTAATGCCGCCGGCGTTGCCATGATTTTTACGCTGGGTGTGATCTATCTGTGGCTGAGTACGAATTTCATTCTGGGATCCGCGTTAAGCTTTGACAAGGCAGCTTGGATGGGCTGCATTGTTTTCCTGCCGAGCAGCGCGCTCAAACTCGCAGTCATCATCTTTCTTTATCGCAAGCTGCAAGCCCGTCTTGCGGCAAACGCCTCATTGCCTTTCAAATCTTATCCAAAGCAAAGCCAGGCGATCTTCTCAGAAAACCTGCGCTCACACGATTAACGGCCAATTTACTTACCAACATTTTCTTAATTCTTTTTGCCATGAACTCACTTTCCCCTGAAATCCATATTCTCGGTATTGACGGCGGCGGCACAGCGTTGAGCGGCTGCCTCATCCGCGGCGACGGTGAAATCCTGGCGAGTCGCCAGGCCGCCCCGGTAATTTACGCGCAAGTGCGCGGCGCGATCGCGCAACCGATTTCGCAATTGCTGGCGGCATTACAACACGATGCCAACGTTGCAACTGGGCCGGCTGATTTTGCCGGCGTCTGCTCCACTGGCGTTGGCCGCCCTGCTGATCGCGAAATTGTAGGCTCGGCATTAACCGCGGTTCATCTCGCAAAACATATTAGCGTTGATAGCGATGCCGTGAGTGCGCTCACCGGCGCTTTCGCAGGCGGGCCGGGCATCATCGTGAACGCCGGCACCGGCTCGTTTGCCTTCGCGCGCACCGATTCCGGCAAACTCGTGCGCATCGGCGGTTGGGGTTACCTCATTGGCGATGAAGGCAGCGGTTTCGCATTGGCGCGCAATGCCATCAACGCGGCGCTGCAAGATTGGGATGGGCGCGGGGAAAAAACGGCGCTGCGAAAATTTTTCGAACAACACTTTCAAGTCGAAAGCATCGAATTGAGCATCAGTAAAATTTACCAACCGGACTTCGATCGCGGGCGCATGGCAAAGCTGGCGCCCCTGGTATTTGAGGCTGCCGCAAACGGCGATGCCGTGGCGCAACGCCTGCTCAATGAAACCGGATTTGCGCTCGGCCGGCATGTTCAGGCTGCGCTGCAAAAATTCGAGCAGCAACAGAGTATCCCGTTGGTTTTGCTCGGCGGGCTTTTTCGCCGGCGCGAGATGTTATTGTCTTCATTTTGGCAGGCGCTCGGCACCGAAAAAACGCGAGTGCAAATTGTTGAGGCGCGTTTCCCGCCGGTGATCGGCGCAGCGTTGCTGGCGCTGGTGCAGGCGGGAGTTACGATTGATGAAGATTTTTTGAAGAGGCTGGAAAAATCTTATACCGCGAAGATCGCTCACCCGAAAAATGGAAACGAGGATTAGCGGCAAAATTCAGGGCTGAAACTTTCCACTTATCTTCGCCAATCCTCGTTTCCACACCTCTTGCTTACAAATTCTCGAGCAAAAAATCCGTAATCATGTTGAACAGGTGTACTTGCGTATCACGGCCGCTGATGCCGTGTTGCTTGCGCGGATAGATCATGAAATCGAACGGTTTGCGCGCGTCCTGCAACGCCATGGCAAGCTGCAGCGCGTTGGACATGTGTACGTTGTCAT from Cytophagia bacterium CHB2 includes these protein-coding regions:
- a CDS encoding DUF4430 domain-containing protein; the encoded protein is MTIRHTRLKWFLSLFFVLLGWSFTAAQTANEVSVTIEIFADSTNHLVATLRVPAGANAREVMDKHFKMDYADFTHRFVSGIAGFKAAAKDRKFWKLEIDGEASKVGIAEVKITKPMRLRWVMASF
- a CDS encoding biotin transporter BioY, producing MQSKAAAVPTREKLRLLTLTSLFTALTVIGAFIRIPLPLVPLSLQDFFVLLSGNILGPFFGALSQLLYLGLGLAGLPIFANGGGPAYVLQPTFGYLLGFPLASFVAGVILHGRFFRGFSLPERPLSRLILANAAGVAMIFTLGVIYLWLSTNFILGSALSFDKAAWMGCIVFLPSSALKLAVIIFLYRKLQARLAANASLPFKSYPKQSQAIFSENLRSHD